Proteins co-encoded in one uncultured Draconibacterium sp. genomic window:
- a CDS encoding phosphatidylserine decarboxylase, translating into MKKIPLTPQMKELIQELRLIVSNPVVESVYNDAIANVQPLLEDGTSNPWGGQDVEYFIEYFEKWFTFLPLPDNVHIENESESGLGYIEPFTYFYRNNSKAFFFLNNFKSKTLGEEYTPEIFNWTVKFIRARGEFMDSPESTEYLKVWLDDPSTKIDQFIVPEGGFKSFNEFFIRQLDLSKKPRPITDKDDDSVLTAPADSEINFIQTNLTLTTQLYVKTRQINVDELLNSSKFAKYFEGGTAVSCVLMPGSYHRYHSPVNGYIVESDEVPGIYNGVMDGEHWFNKGNIGESTTDFSIFEDFHRAYYIIKTTMFGYVAMIPVGLNTISALSFNTLVSEESTLVPPGSEAVKISKGDQLGHFAYGGSLNILLFQKGVFQSLSVLMGQRIGQLNETNN; encoded by the coding sequence ATGAAGAAAATACCTTTAACACCACAAATGAAGGAGCTTATTCAGGAGCTTCGTTTGATTGTAAGCAACCCGGTTGTTGAATCAGTTTACAACGATGCCATTGCTAATGTACAACCTTTACTCGAAGATGGAACTTCAAACCCTTGGGGAGGTCAGGATGTAGAGTATTTTATTGAATATTTTGAAAAATGGTTTACCTTTCTTCCGTTACCCGATAATGTTCACATTGAGAATGAATCGGAAAGTGGATTGGGCTACATTGAACCGTTTACCTATTTCTACAGGAATAACTCTAAAGCCTTTTTTTTTCTGAATAATTTCAAAAGTAAAACGTTAGGGGAAGAATATACTCCTGAGATATTCAACTGGACCGTTAAATTTATTAGAGCCCGTGGAGAGTTCATGGATTCACCGGAATCGACCGAATACCTGAAGGTATGGCTTGATGATCCAAGCACAAAAATTGACCAATTTATTGTTCCTGAAGGAGGGTTTAAATCGTTTAACGAATTTTTTATTCGTCAGTTGGATTTAAGCAAAAAACCACGTCCAATAACTGATAAGGACGACGATTCTGTGCTAACTGCCCCTGCCGATTCCGAGATCAATTTTATACAAACCAATTTGACCCTTACCACCCAACTCTATGTAAAAACAAGGCAGATCAATGTTGACGAGTTGCTTAACAGCTCTAAGTTTGCTAAATATTTCGAAGGAGGAACAGCTGTATCATGTGTGCTAATGCCAGGAAGTTATCATCGTTACCATTCTCCGGTAAACGGGTACATCGTTGAATCGGATGAAGTCCCCGGAATTTATAATGGTGTAATGGACGGAGAACATTGGTTTAATAAGGGGAACATTGGCGAAAGCACTACTGATTTCAGCATTTTTGAAGATTTTCATCGGGCCTATTACATTATAAAAACAACCATGTTTGGATATGTTGCAATGATTCCTGTTGGATTAAACACTATTAGTGCTTTAAGTTTTAATACGCTGGTCTCCGAGGAATCTACATTAGTTCCCCCGGGAAGTGAAGCAGTTAAAATTTCAAAAGGCGACCAGTTGGGGCATTTTGCCTACGGTGGTTCGCTTAATATTTTACTGTTTCAGAAAGGAGTGTTCCAATCTCTTTCTGTACTGATGGGACAACGAATTGGACAACTTAACGAAACTAATAACTAA